The following are encoded in a window of Pseudomonas sp. St316 genomic DNA:
- a CDS encoding alpha/beta hydrolase, protein MSNSTPTPQAGSYITTQDGVQLYYKDWGPKDGPVVTFSHGWPLNSDSWESQMLFLADKGFRVIAHDRRGHGRSSQPWEGNDMDHYADDLAAVINTLDLSDVTLVGFSTGGGEVARYIGRHGTARVKKAALISAVPPMMLKTADYPGGLPIEVFDGLRQASLDNRSQLYRDIAAGPFFGFNRDGAKVSQGLIDSFWVQGMQAGHKNTYDCIAAFSATDFRADLAKFDVPTLIVHGDDDQIVPIEASAHAAAERVQNAELIVYPGAPHGLTDTHKDRLNQDLLDFLGK, encoded by the coding sequence ATGAGCAACAGCACCCCAACCCCTCAGGCCGGCAGCTACATCACCACCCAGGACGGCGTACAGCTCTACTACAAGGACTGGGGCCCGAAAGATGGGCCAGTCGTTACCTTCAGCCATGGCTGGCCGCTGAATTCGGATAGCTGGGAATCGCAGATGTTGTTCCTGGCCGACAAAGGCTTCCGGGTGATCGCCCATGACCGTCGCGGCCATGGCCGCTCCAGCCAGCCGTGGGAAGGCAACGACATGGATCACTACGCCGATGACCTGGCCGCTGTGATCAACACCCTGGATCTTAGCGACGTCACCCTGGTGGGTTTCTCGACCGGTGGTGGCGAAGTCGCCCGCTACATCGGCCGCCACGGCACCGCTCGGGTGAAAAAGGCCGCACTGATCAGCGCCGTTCCGCCAATGATGCTCAAGACTGCTGACTACCCGGGCGGCCTGCCGATCGAAGTGTTCGACGGCCTGCGCCAGGCCTCGCTGGACAACCGCTCGCAGCTGTATCGCGACATCGCGGCTGGCCCGTTCTTCGGCTTCAACCGCGACGGGGCAAAAGTCTCCCAGGGGTTGATCGATTCGTTCTGGGTGCAGGGCATGCAAGCCGGCCACAAAAACACCTACGACTGCATCGCGGCGTTCTCGGCGACGGACTTTCGCGCCGACCTGGCCAAGTTCGACGTGCCGACACTGATCGTGCACGGCGACGATGACCAGATCGTCCCAATTGAAGCCTCCGCCCATGCCGCCGCCGAGCGGGTGCAGAACGCCGAGTTGATCGTCTATCCGGGTGCGCCGCACGGCCTGACCGACACCCACAAGGACCGCCTCAACCAGGATCTGTTGGACTTCCTGGGCAAGTAA
- a CDS encoding DUF6124 family protein, which produces MFKITPNPPETDSTLKSAKSKAKQQDETTKRVLDHYLLPKPDKSKDDPKPGQLFTVVKGLDNECLLANLSETLASADAMVSELAFDLDGSRRHVALGIQQLIELSSLLANRVLDNVEPRQ; this is translated from the coding sequence ATGTTCAAAATAACGCCCAATCCGCCTGAAACAGATTCCACCTTAAAGTCCGCAAAATCCAAAGCCAAGCAGCAAGACGAAACCACCAAACGCGTGCTCGATCACTACTTGCTACCGAAACCGGATAAATCCAAAGACGACCCCAAACCGGGGCAGCTATTCACCGTCGTGAAAGGCCTCGACAACGAATGCTTGCTCGCCAACCTCAGCGAAACCCTGGCTTCGGCGGATGCCATGGTGAGTGAGCTGGCGTTTGATCTGGATGGATCGAGGCGTCATGTGGCGCTTGGGATTCAGCAGTTGATTGAGTTGAGTTCGCTGCTGGCGAATCGGGTGTTGGATAACGTGGAGCCGCGGCAGTAG
- a CDS encoding ferric reductase-like transmembrane domain-containing protein, translating into MTIQSYRPQGWQLFGLIAALVVAMSITAVAVQPDLVEGLRSAIRATARSSFALFLIAFTASAFAVLVPSAFSKALVRERRFIGLAFAFSHLVHAVLIYGYGQLNTEFWPARTVANNIPGGTAYAFILLMALTSFKGPARLLGPKAWKALHVTGMWVIAAVFALSNFKRIPMSDWYVLPFGLTCAAVAIRLVGKLAIANKRSQTRQASMRRAAVAS; encoded by the coding sequence ATGACTATCCAATCCTACCGCCCCCAAGGCTGGCAGCTGTTCGGCCTGATCGCCGCCCTGGTGGTGGCGATGAGCATCACGGCTGTCGCTGTACAACCCGACCTGGTCGAGGGCCTGCGCAGCGCCATTCGCGCCACCGCCCGTTCCTCCTTCGCCTTGTTCCTGATCGCGTTCACTGCGTCGGCCTTTGCCGTACTGGTGCCTTCAGCGTTCTCCAAGGCACTGGTGCGTGAGAGGCGCTTCATTGGCCTGGCTTTTGCCTTCTCCCACTTGGTGCATGCCGTGCTGATCTACGGGTATGGACAGCTCAATACCGAATTCTGGCCAGCCCGCACCGTTGCCAACAACATCCCGGGCGGGACCGCCTACGCCTTCATCCTGCTGATGGCCCTGACGTCATTCAAAGGACCCGCCCGACTGCTGGGCCCCAAGGCCTGGAAGGCGTTGCACGTCACCGGCATGTGGGTCATCGCCGCCGTCTTCGCCCTCTCCAACTTCAAACGCATCCCGATGAGCGACTGGTACGTGCTGCCCTTCGGCCTCACCTGCGCCGCCGTGGCGATCCGACTGGTCGGCAAGCTGGCCATCGCCAACAAACGTAGCCAAACCAGGCAGGCATCGATGCGCCGCGCGGCAGTCGCCTCCTGA
- a CDS encoding ATP-binding protein, translating to MKLALQWPRTLASRLWLVFLVGLILAQSLTFAAQYYERYQSTKTAMLGNFEHDTATSIAILDRLPAAERLEWTQRLQRRNYDYLLREHDPGIPLTSNDLAATAAQSLQVSLGNNYDLTIVEIPGPFQHFQAQVRLADGSPVTIDVRPSVRPLSPWLPFALFGQLVLMIGCTWLAVRIAIRPLSRLAEAVENLDPNAHPVQLDESGPREVAYAARAFNSMQTRIAAYLKERMQLLAAISHDLQTPITRMKLRAEFMDDSLEKDKLGNDLNEIEHLVREGVAYARSVHGATEASCRVSLDSFLDSLVCDYQDTGREVSLSGKNGAIIETRPHALRRILVNLVDNALKYAGTAEVEISGDASTGVSISVLDRGSGIPEEVLAEVVKPFYRVESSRNRNTGGTGLGLAIAQQLAVAIGGSLSLRNRDGGGLCVTLDFGLDR from the coding sequence ATGAAACTCGCCTTGCAATGGCCCCGCACGCTGGCTTCGCGGTTGTGGCTGGTGTTCCTTGTCGGCCTGATACTCGCCCAGTCCCTGACGTTCGCCGCCCAGTACTACGAACGCTATCAAAGCACCAAGACGGCCATGCTGGGCAATTTCGAACACGACACGGCGACGTCCATCGCCATCCTCGACCGTCTGCCGGCCGCCGAGCGCCTGGAATGGACCCAACGTCTGCAGCGCCGCAACTATGATTATTTGCTGCGCGAACATGACCCTGGCATTCCACTCACTTCGAACGATCTCGCGGCGACGGCGGCGCAATCGCTTCAAGTCTCGCTGGGCAACAACTATGACCTGACCATTGTCGAGATCCCGGGTCCATTCCAGCATTTCCAGGCCCAGGTGCGACTGGCAGACGGCAGCCCGGTCACCATCGACGTGCGCCCCTCGGTCAGGCCGTTGTCGCCCTGGCTGCCCTTTGCCCTGTTCGGTCAGTTAGTGTTGATGATCGGCTGCACCTGGCTTGCCGTGCGGATCGCGATACGCCCGCTCAGCCGCCTGGCCGAGGCGGTCGAGAACCTCGACCCGAACGCACACCCCGTGCAGTTGGATGAAAGCGGCCCACGGGAAGTGGCCTACGCCGCCCGGGCCTTCAACAGCATGCAGACGCGTATCGCCGCTTACTTGAAAGAGCGCATGCAATTGCTGGCGGCCATTTCCCACGACTTGCAGACGCCCATCACGCGCATGAAGCTGCGCGCCGAGTTCATGGACGACTCGTTAGAGAAAGACAAACTGGGCAACGACCTGAACGAAATCGAGCACCTGGTGCGCGAGGGTGTCGCTTACGCCCGCAGTGTTCATGGCGCGACCGAGGCCAGTTGCCGGGTCAGCCTGGACTCCTTTCTCGACAGCCTGGTCTGTGATTACCAGGACACTGGTCGGGAGGTCAGCCTGAGCGGCAAGAACGGCGCGATCATCGAGACACGGCCCCATGCCCTGCGCCGAATCCTGGTGAACCTGGTGGATAACGCGCTGAAGTACGCTGGCACCGCCGAAGTGGAAATCAGCGGTGACGCGAGCACGGGCGTTTCGATCAGCGTACTTGACCGAGGCTCGGGCATACCCGAGGAGGTCCTGGCGGAGGTGGTCAAGCCGTTCTATCGAGTGGAAAGCTCACGCAACCGTAACACCGGCGGCACCGGCCTGGGCCTTGCCATCGCTCAGCAGTTGGCCGTTGCGATTGGTGGCTCACTGAGCCTGCGCAACCGCGACGGCGGCGGTCTTTGCGTGACCCTCGACTTCGGCCTCGATCGGTAG
- a CDS encoding response regulator — MEHVDHVLIVDDDREIRELVGNYLKKNGLRTTVVADGRQMRAFLETNQVDLIVLDIMMPGDDGLLLCRELRAGKHKATPVLMLTARTDETDRIIGLEMGADDYLTKPFAARELLARINAVLRRTRMLPPNFVVSESGRLLKFGRWRLDTTARHLLDEDDTLVSLSGAEYRLLRVFLDHPQRVQSRDQLLNLTQGRDADIFDRSIDLLVSRVRQRLLDDAREPLYVKTVRNEGYVFTFAVEILGEQA, encoded by the coding sequence ATGGAACATGTCGATCACGTATTGATCGTGGATGATGATCGTGAAATCAGGGAGCTGGTCGGCAACTACCTGAAGAAGAATGGTCTGCGCACCACCGTGGTCGCGGATGGTCGCCAGATGCGGGCCTTTCTCGAAACCAATCAGGTGGACCTGATCGTGCTCGACATCATGATGCCGGGGGATGACGGGCTGCTGCTGTGCCGTGAACTGCGCGCCGGCAAGCATAAGGCGACACCCGTGCTGATGCTGACGGCTCGCACCGACGAGACCGACCGCATCATCGGCCTGGAAATGGGCGCCGACGATTATCTGACCAAACCCTTCGCTGCCCGGGAGCTGCTCGCGCGCATCAACGCCGTGCTGCGGCGTACCCGCATGCTGCCGCCCAACTTCGTCGTTTCCGAAAGCGGCCGCCTGCTCAAGTTCGGCCGCTGGCGCCTCGACACCACCGCCCGCCATCTGCTTGATGAAGACGACACGCTTGTCTCGCTGAGCGGCGCCGAGTACAGGCTGCTGCGGGTATTTCTCGATCACCCTCAGCGGGTGCAGAGTCGCGACCAGTTGCTCAACCTGACCCAGGGCCGTGACGCGGACATCTTCGACCGATCCATTGATCTGCTGGTCAGCCGCGTGCGCCAGCGTTTGCTGGATGACGCGCGCGAACCGCTCTACGTAAAGACCGTGCGCAATGAAGGCTACGTCTTTACCTTTGCGGTCGAAATCCTTGGGGAGCAGGCATGA
- a CDS encoding alpha/beta hydrolase yields MPTLKSLLAATITAAVALTSLHSVAAQPDTTKPTVVLVHGAFAESSSWNGVAAQLLNQGYPVVAAANPLRGVKQDADYVADIVEHTAGPVILVGHSYGGAVITNAVHNNPRVKALVYVAAFAPDKGETAIELSGRYPGGTLGPTLAAPVPLDDGNKDLYIQQDKFGQQFAADVPAADAALMAATQRPISEAALKEASGDPAWKKTPSWFIYGSADKNIPEAALKFMADRAGSKKTVTVQGASHVVMTSNPGKVAELIIEAAQASSKG; encoded by the coding sequence ATGCCTACTCTCAAATCGCTCTTGGCCGCCACCATCACCGCAGCCGTGGCCCTGACATCGCTGCATAGCGTCGCCGCACAACCCGACACCACCAAACCCACCGTTGTGCTGGTGCACGGCGCATTCGCCGAATCCTCCAGTTGGAATGGCGTTGCTGCTCAGTTGCTGAACCAGGGTTACCCGGTCGTCGCAGCAGCCAACCCGCTGCGCGGCGTGAAGCAGGACGCCGATTACGTTGCCGACATCGTCGAGCACACCGCCGGCCCGGTGATCCTCGTGGGTCACTCTTACGGCGGCGCCGTGATCACCAACGCGGTGCACAACAACCCCAGGGTCAAGGCGCTGGTCTACGTCGCGGCCTTCGCGCCGGACAAAGGCGAAACCGCCATCGAACTGTCCGGTCGCTACCCTGGCGGCACCCTTGGGCCGACCTTGGCCGCCCCGGTGCCGCTGGACGACGGCAACAAAGACCTCTACATCCAGCAAGACAAATTCGGCCAACAATTTGCCGCCGACGTTCCAGCGGCCGACGCCGCCCTGATGGCCGCCACCCAACGCCCCATCAGCGAAGCTGCACTGAAGGAAGCGTCTGGCGACCCGGCCTGGAAAAAAACGCCGTCGTGGTTCATCTACGGCTCGGCGGACAAAAACATCCCCGAGGCCGCGCTGAAATTCATGGCCGACCGCGCCGGCTCGAAAAAAACCGTCACCGTCCAAGGCGCTTCCCACGTGGTGATGACGTCCAACCCGGGGAAAGTTGCAGAGCTGATCATTGAAGCGGCGCAGGCCAGTTCCAAAGGTTGA
- a CDS encoding DUF2790 domain-containing protein — MNLKNIAAACLITALGAGALPAMAQAEAASETYAYGTHLDIKQVISLTEDSGQNCGLVNAQLTYLDSMGEQRALTYLKHAADCNNQGG; from the coding sequence ATGAACCTGAAAAACATCGCTGCCGCTTGCCTGATCACCGCTCTGGGCGCCGGCGCATTACCCGCCATGGCCCAGGCCGAGGCAGCTAGCGAAACCTACGCCTACGGCACCCACCTGGATATCAAGCAGGTGATCTCGCTGACCGAAGACAGCGGCCAGAACTGCGGCTTGGTGAACGCGCAACTCACCTACCTCGATTCAATGGGTGAGCAGCGCGCCCTGACGTACCTCAAGCACGCAGCCGACTGCAACAATCAGGGGGGCTGA